One window of the Zea mays cultivar B73 chromosome 3, Zm-B73-REFERENCE-NAM-5.0, whole genome shotgun sequence genome contains the following:
- the LOC100170242 gene encoding E3 ubiquitin-protein ligase SINAT3 has protein sequence MDVDCVSLPDAPAGDVDGGAARPWPKAVTNGGVHELLECPVCTNSMFPPIHQCPNGHTLCSTCKARVHNRCPTCRQELGDIRCLALEKVAESLELPCRYYSLGCPEIMPYYSKIKHEAQCGLRPYNCPYAGSECGAAGDIPSLVSHLRDDHKVDMHSGCTFNHRYVKSNPREVENATWMLTVFHCFGHYFCLHFEAFQLGMAPVYMAFLRFMGDENEAKNYSYSLEVGANGRKMVWEGTPRSVRDSHRKVRDSHDGLIIQRNMALFFSGGDRKELKLRITGRIWKEQQTPDGACTPNLCS, from the exons ATGGACGTGGACTGCGTCTCGCTGCCCGACGCCCCGGCGGGCGACGTGGATGGCGGCGCCGCCCGGCCGTGGCCCAAGGCCGTGACCAACGGCGGCGTCCACGAGCTGCTGGAGTGCCCCGTGTGCACCAACTCCATGTTCCCGCCGATCCACCAG TGCCCCAATGGACACACGCTGTGTTCCACATGCAAGGCCAGAGTACACAACCGTTGCCCTACCTGCAGGCAAGAGCTGGGCGACATCAGGTGTCTGGCGCTGGAGAAAGTCGCCGAGTCGCTGGAGCTCCCCTGCAGGTACTACTCGCTGGGGTGCCCGGAGATCATGCCTTACTACAGCAAGATAAAGCACGAGGCGCAGTGCGGCCTGAGACCGTACAACTGCCCCTACGCCGGCTCCGAGTGCGGCGCGGCCGGCGACATCCCTTCCCTCGTCTCCCACCTGAGGGACGACCACAAGGTGGACATGCACAGCGGCTGCACCTTCAACCACAGATACGTGAAATCCAACCCGCGGGAGGTGGAGAACGCCACCTGGATGCTGACGGTGTTCCACTGCTTCGGCCACTACTTCTGCCTGCACTTCGAGGCGTTCCAGCTCGGGATGGCGCCCGTGTACATGGCCTTCCTCCGCTTCATGGGGGACGAGAACGAGGCCAAGAACTACAGCTACAGCCTCGAGGTCGGCGCCAACGGGAGGAAGATGGTGTGGGAGGGCACCCCAAGGAGCGTCCGCGACAGCCACCGCAAGGTGAGGGACAGCCACGACGGCCTCATCATCCAGAGGAACATGGCGCTCTTCTTCTCCGGCGGGGACCGGAAGGAGCTCAAGCTCAGGATCACCGGACGGATCTGGAAAGAGCAGCAGACACCAGACGGCGCATGTACTCCAAATCTGTGCAGCTAA